One genomic region from Cucumis melo cultivar AY chromosome 9, USDA_Cmelo_AY_1.0, whole genome shotgun sequence encodes:
- the LOC103498576 gene encoding uncharacterized protein LOC103498576, with amino-acid sequence MVISQQPKKRVAFVLIDGLGDVSIPKFGFKTPLQVAKVPNLDAIASAGVNGLMDPVEVGLGCGSDTAHLSLLGYDPRVYYRGRGAFESMGAGLAMSPGDIAFKSNFATLDEKTGIVSSRRADRHFEEEGPILCAALDRMKIPSFPEYEVRVRYATEHRCGVVVKGPNLSGNISGTDPLKDNRLLLQAEALDDSEEAKLTAAVVNELSKEISRILVSHPINAKRAAEGKNIANLVLLRGCGIRIEVPPFEKKHGLWPCMVAPTKIIAGLGLSLGIDILDAPGATGDYRTRLTSKATAIAKGLSAPLHSCPNVFVPGEDELKPGRADGYDFGFLHVKAIDDAGHDKATIFKVKGMEAVDRAIGQLAKLLWKAECSGNFQYYLCVTGDHSTPVEYGDHSFEPVPFTMCRLKDLVGAVGGESVIDGISLDPFPLPTVVPGEDLEWRESHKMEEERNQECQAFGGDSVCEFDEISAAKGCLGRFPGGEMMGIIKKFLKLDA; translated from the exons ATGGTTATTTCCCAGCAGCCAAAGAAAAGAGTGGCATTTGTGCTTATCGATGGGTTGGGTGATGTCTCGATACCAAAATTTGGATTCAAAACTCCTTTGCAAGTGGCCAAAGTTCCTAACTTGGATGCAATTGCCTCTGCTGGTGTTAATGGTCTCATGGACCCTGTCGAAGTAGGGTTGGGTTGTGGAAGTGACACAGCTCATCTTTCTCTCCTGGGATATGACCCTAGAGTATATTATAGAGGTAGAGGTGCATTCGAGTCTATGGGAGCCGGATTGGCTATGTCACCTGGAGACATTGCATTTAAG TCGAACTTTGCTACATTGGACGAGAAGACGGGAATAGTAAGCAGCAGGAGGGCTGATAGACACTTTGAAGAGGAAGGGCCAATATTATGTGCAGCACTTGACAGAATGAAGATACCAAGTTTCCCAGAGTATGAAGTTAGAGTCAG GTATGCCACAGAGCATAGGTGTGGTGTGGTTGTGAAAGGACCAAATTTGAGTGGAAATATTTCGGGAACAGACCCTTTGAAGGACAACCGCTTACTTTTGCAAGCAGAGGCTTTAGATGATTCTGAGGAAGCGAAGCTTACTGCAGCTGTTGTTAATGAGTTATCCAAGGAAATATCGCGAATCCTAGTCTCTCATCCAATAAATGCAAAGCGTGCAGCAGAAGGGAAAAACATAGCCAACCTTGTTCTTTTACGAGGTTGTGGTATTCGGATCGAG GTTCCTCCATTTGAGAAGAAACATGGTTTATGGCCATGCATGGTGGCACCCACTAAAATTATTGCTGGTCTGGGCTTATCACTAGGAATTGATATCCTAGATGCTCCAGGAGCAACCGGAGATTATCGAACACGCTTAACCTCGAAAGCTACTGCAATAGCAAAAGGCCTATCAGCTCCTTTGCATTCCTGTCCCAATGTTTTTGTGCCAGGAGAAGATGAACTCAAACCAGGTCGAGCAGATGGTTATGATTTTGGGTTCCTTCACGTTAAG GCAATAGATGATGCCGGACACGATAAGGCAACGATATTCAAAGTTAAGGGAATGGAAGCTGTTGATAGAGCAATAGGACAACTGGCAAAGCTTCTGTGGAAGGCAGAATGTAGTGGGAATTTCCAGTACTACCTATGTGTGACAGGAGACCATTCTACTCCAGTTGAGTATGGAGATCACAGTTTTGAGCCAGTTCCATTTACAATGTGTAGATTGAAAGACTTAGTAGGCGCCGTGGGTGGGGAGTCGGTAATTGATGGCATTTCTCTTGACCCGTTTCCGCTCCCGACAGTCGTACCAGGTGAGGACTTGGAGTGGCGAGAAAGCCATAAGATGGAAGAAGAGAGAAACCAAGAATGTCAAGCTTTTGGTGGTGACTCAGTTTGTGAGTTTGATGAGATTTCTGCTGCCAAGGGATGTCTTGGGCGCTTTCCTGGTGGAGAAATGATGGGTATTATTAAGAAATTCCTCAAATTGGATGCATGA
- the LOC103498577 gene encoding proline dehydrogenase 1, mitochondrial, which yields MARALVSTQSKISKRVFLYVFNRPLNTAASSPAAAFTAPPPPLHLNPPSTPTVDFTDSRALFGSIPTSDLLHATATLHASAIGPVVDVGMWVMNSKLMDVELFRDVVLGTVKHTFYRHFCAGEDDTSVAKTVRRLHDVGLRSMLDYALEYADDEASCDRNLDGFLRTVEATKSLPSGSASFVVTKVSAICPLRLLERVSDLLRWQQKNPSFNLPWKLQTLPIFSESSPLYHTLEQPEPLTREEEKSLQISHERLMKICQSCVDANVPLAIDAEHTKVQPAIDYFTYSAAIIHNKDRNPIVYGTIQAYLKDAKDRLLLANKEASKLKIPLGIKLVRGAYMSSESKLASSLGFESPIHNTIQDTHSCYNTCASFLLDDIAKGSSGAILATHNVESGKLAATRAYEIGIGKLKQKLEFAQLYGMSEALSFGLRNAGFQVSKYMPFGPVDMVMPYLLRRAEENRGLLSASNLDRQLMRKELGRRMKEYLS from the exons atggcTCGAGCTCTTGTTTCAACCCAATCAAAGATCTCCAAAAGGGTATTTTTATACGTTTTCAATCGGCCGTTGAACACCGCCGCCTCCTCCCCCGCTGCTGCCTTCACCGCCCCACCGCCACCCCTCCATCTCAATCCTCCGTCCACACCCACCGTCGATTTCACCGACTCCAGAGCCCTCTTCGGCTCGATTCCCACCTCCGACCTTCTACACGCCACCGCTACCCTCCACGCTTCCGCCATCGGCCCCGTCGTCGACGTCGGAATGTGGGTTATGAATTCTAAATTGATGGACGTCGAGTTGTTTCGTGATGTGGTTTTGGGTACGGTTAAGCATACTTTTTACCGGCATTTTTGTGCCGGTGAGGATGACACGTCCGTCGCCAAAACCGTTCGAAGATTGCACGATGTCGGGTTGAGAAGTATGCTTGATTATGCTCTTGAATATGCCGATGACGAAGCGTCGTGTGATCGGAATCTTGATGGTTTTCTTCGAACCGTCGAAGCAACTAAATCCCTCCCATCTGGTTCT GCGAGTTTTGTGGTGACTAAAGTGAGTGCAATTTGTCCATTGAGATTGCTTGAGAGAGTTAGTGATTTATTAAGGTGGCAACAAAAGAACCCTAGTTTCAATCTTCCATGGAAGCTTCAAACTTTGCCGATTTTCTCTGAATCAAGTCCACTTTATCATACTCTTGAACAACCAGAACCCTTAACACGTGAAGAAGAAAAGAGCCTCCAAATAAGCCACGAAAGGCTCATGAAAATTTGCCAAAGTTGTGTTGACGCCAATGTTCCTTTAGCCATTGATGCTGAACATACTAAAGTTCAACCAGCCATTGATTACTTCACTTATTCAGCTGCCATTATTCACAACAAAGACCGTAATCCAATAGTTTATGGAACCATTCAAGCTTATCTAAAAGACGCAAAAGATAGGCTTTTGTTAGCTAACAAAGAGGCTTCCAAATTGAAGATTCCACTTGGGATTAAGCTTGTCAGAGGTGCTTATATGTCAAGTGAATCCAAACTTGCTTCTTCTCTTGGCTTTGAATCTCCAATTCACAATACCATTCAAGATACGCATTCGTGTTACAATACTTGTGCTTCTTTCTTGCTTGATGACATCGCCAAGGGTTCGAGTGGAGCTATTCTTGCAACCCATAATGTTGAATCAG GAAAATTGGCAGCTACCAGAGCATATGAGATAGGGATTGGAAAGTTGAAGCAAAAGCTTGAGTTTGCTCAATTGTATGGAATGTCAGAAGCACTTTCTTTTGGGTTGAGAAATGCAGGGTTTCAAGTGAGTAAATACATGCCATTTGGACCTGTGGATATGGTAATGCCATACCTTTTGAGGAGAGCCGAAGAGAATAGAGGTCTCTTATCAGCTTCAAATTTGGATAGACAACTAATGAG AAAGGAGTTGGGAAGAAGGATGAAAGAGTACTTAAGCTAA
- the LOC103498574 gene encoding uncharacterized protein LOC103498574, whose translation MAATFLTVGSLTSSSINNVGEQLPGCLSLKRVPTHLRFSNGYRTKSASNPNLKAVEIPRQWYNLVADLPVKPPPPLHPKTYEPIKPEDLSHLFPDELIKQEASTERYINIPDEVVDIYGLWRPTPLIRAKRLEKLLDTPARIYYKYEGVSPAGSHKPNSAVPQVWYNAQEGVKNVVTETGAGQWGCSLAFACSIFGIGCEVWQVRASYDQKPYRRMMMETWGAKVHPSPSDVTDAGRKFLQVDPSSPGSLGIAISEAVEVAALNADTKYCLGSVLNHVLLHQTVIGEECLKQLEALGESPDLIIGCTGGGSNFAGLSFPFLREKLAGNINPVIRAVEPAACPSLTKGVYAYDYGDTAGMTPLMKMHTLGHNFIPDPIHAGGLRYHGMAPLISHVYNLGLLEAVSLPQTECFQGAIKFARSEGLIPAPEPTHAIAATIREALRCRETGESKVILTAMCGHGHFDLPAYEKYLQGGITDLSFANEKMKESLTTIPQVA comes from the exons ATGGCCGCCACCTTCCTTACTGTTGGATCATTAACTTCTTCAAGCATCAATAATG TTGGGGAGCAATTGCCTGGATGTCTTTCACTTAAGAGAGTTCCAACACATTTGAGGTTTTCAAATGGTTATAGAACAAAATCAGCATCAAATCCTAATTTGAAGGCAGTTGAGATCCCGCGCCAATGGTACAATCTGGTTGCAGATCTTCCTGTAAAACCTCCTCCTCCATTGCATCCCAAGACTTATGAACCAATAAAACCCGAAGATTTGTCGCATCTCTTTCCTGATGAATTGATTAAGCAAGAGGCCAGTACTGAGCGGTACATAAACATCCCTGATGAAGTTGTTGATATCTACGGGCTTTGGCGCCCAACTCCTTTGATCAG AGCTAAGAGATTAGAGAAGCTTCTTGACACACCAGCTAGGATTTACTACAAGTATGAAGGAGTTAGCCCAGCTGGGTCCCATAAACCCAACTCTGCTGTTCCACAAGTTTGGTATAATGCACAAGAAGGTGTCAAGAATGTTGTTACAGAAACTGGGGCTGGGCAATGGGGATGCAGTTTGGCCTTTGCTTGCAGCATATTTGGTATTGGCTGTGAG GTGTGGCAAGTGCGTGCTTCTTATGATCAAAAACCATATCGACGAATGATGATGGAAACTTGGGGAGCAAAAGTACACCCATCTCCGTCCGATGTCACGGATGCAGGGAGAAAGTTTCTTCAAGTTGACCCATCAAGCCCAGGAAGTTTGGGAATTGCAATTTCAGAAGCTGTGGAGGTTGCAGCCCTCAATGCTGATACCAAATACTGTTTGGGAAGTGTTCTCAACCATGTTTTGCTTCACCAAACCGTTATTGGTGAAGAGTGTCTGAAACAACTGGAGGCCTTAGGTGAGAGCCCAGATCTCATCATCGGTTGCACGGGTGGAGGATCAAATTTTGCAGGTCTTAGCTTCCCATTCCTCCGCGAGAAACTTGCTGGAAATATAAACCCTGTTATTAGAGCAGTTGAACCTGCAGCATGTCCTTCGTTAACCAAAGGCGTTTACGCTTATGATTACGGCGATACAGCCGGGATGACGCCGTTGATGAAAATGCACACACTTGGTCACAACTTTATTCCTGACCCCATCCACGCAG GTGGGTTGCGGTATCATGGTATGGCTCCATTGATCTCACATGTTTATAATCTTGGCCTTTTGGAAGCTGTATCACTTCCCCAGACAGAATGCTTTCAAG GTGCTATAAAATTTGCTCGGTCGGAAGGACTAATACCAGCACCTGAGCCAACTCACGCCATAGCTGCAACTATCCGAGAGGCTCTTCGCTGTCGAGAAACCGGAGAATCGAAAGTTATTCTCACAGCCATGTGTGGGCATGGTCACTTTGACTTGCCAGCTTATGAGAAGTATCTACAAGGAGGCATTACAGATCTTTCTTTTGCAAACGAGAAGATGAAGGAATCACTAACCACCATACCTCAGGTGGCCTAA